In Trifolium pratense cultivar HEN17-A07 linkage group LG7, ARS_RC_1.1, whole genome shotgun sequence, a genomic segment contains:
- the LOC123894823 gene encoding cation/H(+) antiporter 15-like: MDTSTRGNGTISVIYDTHGRWEICVKNDRNVGSYGIFLGDNPFDFALPATLFQLIIIILISQTLYFLLRPLRTPKFICSVLGGIILGPSCLGRYEVYWKSLFPPRQADVLFVMSIVGAIYFLFFIALKMDVIMTIRAAKSTWRLGIIPFMASFMVMSTLLNFFYSPQNFSHLQTDTSRSSLSATIAFSNFPVVSDALAELNLLATELGQIALSSATLNDCIQFFIIISHHLLDTEKVEYTIYGFSCWILFVLFSFFILRPTMRFIARSTPTGKPVKQIYVVFILLGVLIMAGITDLIGVTFLIGPLIYGLVIPSGPPLGTTLVDKCEVIISEILLPFFFVCVGMSTNLSALNNWREFATLQFILIAGDVAKVVACVLVSMTYNIKATHGIVLGLMLNIKGITHLIAFSKLKKVKLLDDDTYSHLVICVAVTTSVITPFVKILYKHRPRVLNSSTEYYDQMKTIQNSPRNSEFRIITCLHSEGNVRGITTLLEACNPAPESPLCVFVIHLIELLGKSAPILLPINYKQNRKFLSVNYPDTNYIVRAFENYAKNSYGPVIVLPYVNVAPYKSMLDAVCNLSQDKMVPLIVIPFHENDNIELGGHVSSSIRKLNTRFQARVPCTLGILVDRYSQLGSSQDHMKNYFHVGIFFVGGADDREALALGIRMSQRVNMKVSLFRFIVMNRKEYESKTQPSGEDSFGVEEQEEMLDEGLIDEFKSMKFGSGSVSWYEIVVEDGVEIIDAIRGLEGNYDLVMVGKRHNVGSLKDEEMGNFIENVQILGIFGDMLSSTEFCIGTVPVLVTQCGRDKRVFNKLDRVGSVNVSQKSLMSNK, translated from the exons atGGATACGTCAACAAGAGGCAACGGAACCATCTCAGTTATTTATGATACCCATGGGAGGTGGGAAATTTGTGTCAAAAATGATAGAAATGTTGGTTCTTATGGCATTTTCTTAGGAGACAATCCATTCGATTTTGCGCTTCCTGCAACATTGTTCCAACTCATCATCATTATCTTAATCTCTCAAACGCTTTACTTTCTTCTCAGGCCATTACGAACACCAAAATTCATCTGCAGCGTTCTG GGTGGAATTATTTTAGGGCCATCATGTCTAGGGAGGTATGAGGTTTACTGGAAGTCACTATTTCCTCCAAGACAAGCAGATGTTTTATTCGTAATGTCAATAGTCGGAGCTATAtactttttattctttattgCATTGAAAATGGACGTAATAATGACTATAAGAGCAGCAAAAAGTACTTGGAGACTTGGTATAATACCCTTCATGGCTTCTTTTATGGTTATGTCAACACTCCTAAATTTTTTCTATTCACCACAAAATTTCTCTCATCTCCAAACAGATACTTCACGTTCATCATTAAGTGCTACAATAGCATTCAGTAATTTCCCTGTTGTGTCTGATGCTTTAGCAGAACTTAACCTCCTAGCCACTGAACTAGGACAGATTGCTCTGTCTTCAGCTACGTTGAACGATTgtatacaattttttatcataatatCACACCATCTCTTGGACACAGAAAAAGTAGAATACACAATCTATGGTTTTAGTTGTTGGATATTGTTCgtgcttttttctttttttattttgcgaCCAACGATGAGGTTTATTGCACGCAGCACACCGACCGGGAAGCCAGTGAAACAAATTTATGTTGTGTTTATTCTACTTGGCGTGTTGATTATGGCAGGTATTACTGACCTTATTGGGGTAACGTTTCTTATCGGACCGTTGATTTATGGTTTGGTTATACCGAGTGGACCGCCTTTGGGGACAACATTGGTTGATAAATGTGAAGTTATTATCTCTGAAATTTTGTTACCTTTCTTCTTTGTTTGTGTTGGCATGAGCACAAATTTGAGTGCACTTAACAATTGGCGAGAGTTTGCAACTTTGCAATTTATCTTAATTGCGGGCGACGTAGCAAAGGTGGTTGCTTGTGTGTTGGTTTCTATGACATATAACATTAAGGCCACACATGGCATAGTGCTTGGCCTCATGTTGAACATCAAGGGCATCACTCACCTTATAGCTTTCAGTAAATTGAAGAAAGTCAAG CTGTTGGATGATGATACATACAGTCACTTGGTGATTTGTGTGGCCGTTACAACCTCAGTCATCACACCTTTCGTCAAAATATTATACAAGCATCGTCCTCGAGTACTAAATTCATCAACTGAATATTATGATCAAATGAAAACAATCCAAAACAGTCCACGAAATTCAGAGTTTCGCATTATTACTTGTTTACACAGTGAAGGAAACGTGCGTGGTATCACGACCCTATTAGAAGCTTGCAACCCAGCTCCGGAGAGTCCCTTATGTGTCTTTGTGATACACCTAATCGAGCTTTTAGGAAAAAGTGCACCAATTTTGCTTCCCATAAATTACAAGCAAAACAGAAAATTCTTGTCCGTTAATTACCCTGACACAAACTACATCGTGCGAGCATTTGAGAATTACGCTAAGAACTCTTATGGTCCGGTTATTGTTTTACCCTATGTCAATGTAGCACCTTATAAGAGCATGCTTGATGCTGTGTGCAACTTATCACAAGACAAAATGGTTCCTCTTATTGTTATTCCTTTTCATGAAAATGACAATATTGAACTCGGTGGACACGTGTCAAGCTCAATTCGAAAATTGAATACTAGGTTTCAAGCACGCGTGCCTTGCACGTTGGGGATATTGGTTGATCGTTACTCGCAACTTGGTTCGAGTCAGGATCACATGAAGAATTATTTTCATGTGGGGATATTTTTTGTTGGTGGGGCTGATGACAGAGAAGCATTGGCTCTAGGGATACGAATGTCGCAGCGAGTAAATATGAAGGTGTCTTTGTTTCGGTTCATTGTGATGAATAGAAAAGAATATGAAAGTAAAACTCAACCAAGTGGAGAAGATTCATTTGGAGTGGAAGAACAAGAGGAAATGTTGGATGAAGGTTTAATTGATGAGTTTAAGAGTATGAAATTTGGGAGTGGGAGTGTTTCTTGGTATGAGATTGTGGTGGAGGATGGAGTAGAAATAATAGATGCAATTCGTGGTTTAGAAGGAAACTATGACCTTGTGATGGTGGGAAAGAGGCATAATGTTGGATCTTTGAAAGATGAAGAAATGGGAAATTTCATAGAAAATGTCCAAATTTTAGGAATATTTGGAGATATGTTGTCTTCAACAGAATTTTGTATTGGAACGGTTCCTGTTTTGGTAACACAATGTGGTCGGGACAAAAGGGTATTTAACAAGCTTGATAGAGTAGGTTCAGTTAATGTCTCTCAGAAAAGTTTAatgtcaaataaataa